From the Cryptomeria japonica chromosome 2, Sugi_1.0, whole genome shotgun sequence genome, one window contains:
- the LOC131030524 gene encoding protein EXORDIUM-like 2: protein MSNIEISKCWASIPYKLCCIFLILISSPTSAISLSSPEVVRQGRKLSALVPSAPLVLQYHKGPLLTGPASINVYILWYGKFTPSQKATITDFVSSLGATNAIPNRQPSVSSWWATTQRYTDSTRKGVSGAVKIGGQASNGLYSLGKNLKRSQIALLVKGALAKRLFPLDYRGVYLVLTAADVYVERFCMNSCGFHDSIPLSKKSTILFGWVGNSGVQCPGQCAWPFAAPLYGPPTPPLIPPNGDVGVDGMIINIAAVVAGTATNPFNSGYYQGSALAPEEAVTACSGIFGKGAYPGYAGDLLVDKRSKASYNAYGINNREFLVPGIWEPLQRACKTTVS from the coding sequence ATGTCTAATATAGAAATTTCCAAGTGCTGGGCCTCAATCCCTTATAAGCTGTGCTGCATATTCCTTATCCTTATCTCTTCTCCTACGTCGGCCATTTCCTTAAGTTCCCCTGAAGTAGTTCGTCAGGGCAGAAAGTTATCAGCGCTAGTTCCCTCGGCTCCCCTTGTGCTGCAATATCACAAGGGGCCTCTTCTCACAGGCCCCGCTTCCATCAACGTCTATATTCTCTGGTATGGCAAATTCACCCCCTCCCAGAAAGCCACCATTACCGACTTCGTCTCGTCGTTGGGAGCAACCAACGCCATTCCAAACCGGCAGCCGTCGGTAAGCAGTTGGTGGGCAACCACGCAACGCTACACCGACTCCACCCGAAAAGGTGTCTCCGGGGCTGTAAAAATCGGAGGGCAGGCCTCCAATGGTTTGTATTCCCTTGGCAAGAATCTCAAAAGAAGCCAAATTGCTCTTCTGGTGAAGGGGGCGTTGGCTAAACGTTTGTTTCCCTTGGACTACAGGGGAGTTTATCTCGTTCTCACTGCAGCCGACGTTTATGTGGAGAGATTCTGCATGAACTCGTGCGGTTTTCACGACTCCATTCCTCTTTCCAAGAAATCTACGATTTTGTTTGGATGGGTTGGGAATTCAGGAGTTCAGTGCCCTGGGCAATGCGCGTGGCCTTTTGCGGCGCCTCTGTACGGCCCTCCCACGCCGCCTCTTATTCCACCAAACGGAGATGTGGGTGTGGATGGAATGATTATAAATATTGCGGCTGTTGTGGCGGGAACGGCTACAAATCCGTTCAACAGTGGGTATTATCAAGGGAGTGCATTGGCTCCGGAGGAAGCAGTGACGGCTTGCAGTGGAATATTTGGAAAGGGAGCGTACCCAGGCTATGCGGGGGACTTGCTGGTGGACAAGAGAAGTAAAGCGAGCTACAACGCATATGGAATCAACAATCGCGAGTTTCTTGTTCCAGGCATCTGGGAGCCGCTTCAACGCGCCTGTAAGACTACTGTCTCGTAG